In Megalopta genalis isolate 19385.01 unplaced genomic scaffold, iyMegGena1_principal scaffold0050, whole genome shotgun sequence, one DNA window encodes the following:
- the htk gene encoding AT-rich interaction domain hat-trick: protein MLGDDPPYLSVGTEVSAKYKGAFCEAKIRKVVRSVKCRVSYKQGLGTATVADDQIKGTLRVGASVEARHGDKKEFVEATITKIQDCSQYTVVFDDGDITTLRRTALCLKSGRHFAESETLDQLPLTHPEHFGNPVIGGRRGRRSRQAQDESSDDEDSPPRGTRDSGSSGTGKEGMETEPEIGRVVCVELGDKKKKDNWFPGLVVAPTAQDTVRIRVRDDYLVRSFKDARYYTVPKKEATEFTKELVNKVENSTLKVAVEKALLFLEKNELPPHWDRDSLFGHSVSSGNSDSDGELDSDSSDDEPREEKDHFVAQLYKFMDDRGTPINNCPMIGSEDIDLYRLFRAVYKLGGYNRVTNQNQWKLITRRLSFTMQNSPSTHNLVKQAYKKFLHSFEDFYRKLGCTMVNHPRGTIRKQRPGRSLIRDKDRNTPVPPQVTVSKNEKEEDEKKVIEDEKKEKKEVKKELVKEEEVKIKKKDEFEESGSGQESDVNVEGEAESSSSEKSQKISTTLTLQNRGKSKIKEESKKKVIEKKKNEPKKQEKKDDKAKEEDAAKTRSKSKDDTVKKTSSETRETRTPSRESEKKTLTKQRRLTDEELKRRGRKRKEYEAEKSRSDEQLTESAPCYKGPVELGDRLKVYYGPTHESKVTYEAKVIDMERDGTEPMYLVHYTGWNTRYDEWIKASRIAQNFTQAQGRVKRVKANSRPQTPSTNLSNNVNKSSKIVSNTSSNVSQSRRRAQSVAPTTTIFSSTAVKEVKKEDKEKDKETSQPVRSTTPLSVTSSSSRTKSPATPANNRHTRITRNNDVPGIEHRRRTRRTSGHTDISVASETEDSETYDSDITEPEQTRTKSKGAEDRKRRDAKCRAEDRIKPDETSDGEEDKDNLEEPRRGRRLRRTIGKSQGIKSEPDSDEEQPKGRDFDLNQIRSELKGFDKAVKLELVRVEPDPEDEIKIEEKENVVLVSPKLEKTLEPKLETTPESKATENTEDIYEFKEPEPFEFEVRNKRDTSGEKDKAKKRVFEEEPKSPKKKQKIIVSPIIKEIKPDIEDSRKKAKKLFSKRIDDITENQTTHKPLQSASSTTCEEAFDKLCEPPTFNQVKAAPIIEETSKITNGIDLLFSDLPGDDDGTHDDSEDRLIISEAEVSEAEQENLFTYQQEMFSANDMNDSLESSKEDTGLQVGAVGEELSSPVLNKPEVLVEQKPSIKMSPLHRQSPELKSLDTKLLDITSISSPIVAVPAPISARLPATSTIEEKLSAAMAFRNKIKEIKKEDDVPEVIWKPSKEIPKKVDIIIVQNNKEEQNVPKLDIECKKREEEDVATNNEEPSREIMRVVIKQKEEELQQLKLKKEVELKKFVETKTEHKKVQETSEGVWKHIENEETKKMEDEFKEHDFKEKEKEKRKKIVTQDIVDSADSSDSEQRLIIDNEEPQDAKTPSNFDVKLRAELDRLQDTQERYPKLQIQKSVQLKHQQQECIIECKPETVSITKAEEEGETINSLLCEEEIPGSPAPVSETIEQINAGPSCSPPKVEASESNIVLMEMPFASAPTSGQSTTSSTVVTLSMALPKTVEATVPVSLPMQSNPTLGVRQQPHHQHLPALMPAQRRESNEAAPVMDNTPPTTPDSSISNISGSPREERTGGSSPISEDNLKLNRDSSEADNDSGGKGPAFSEDDTLPNTEGNTADRILKPPAKRSVEETQSPKKRKRSRKHSECDKNTSKKSGRHSGRHGRHGAGSDSDDTSEGSNLCGANSTSTNHTNMAATVADLSNYSSRSPRPTKYNFYVELDPELDGSQRIAVLQQKLAELRKTYNAVKVELAAIERRRKKLRRREREAIKAAKAEMQQACS from the exons ATGCTG GGAGACGATCCACCGTACCTATCAGTGGGTACGGAGGTTAGTGCTAAATACAAGGGTGCCTTCTGTGAAGCAAAAATAAGAAAAGTGGTACGATCAGTTAAATGCAGAGTATCTTATAAACAAGGTTTGGGTACTGCGACTGTAGCTGATGACCAGATAAAAGGAACCTTAAGAGTAGGTGCATCTGTTGAAGCCAGACATGGTGATAAGAAAGAATTTGTGGAAGCCACAATTACCAAAATCCAAGATTGCAGTCAATATACTGTAGTTTTTGATGATGGAGATATCACAACATTAAGAAGAACTGCACTATGTTTGAAGAGTGGGCGGCATTTTGCAGAGAGTGAAACTTTGGACCAACTTCCTTTAACACATCCAGAACATTTTGGAAATCCAGTAATTGGAGGCAGGAGAGGACGGCGGTCTAGACAAGCGCA AGATGAAAGCAGCGATGATGAAGATAGTCCTCCGCGAGGAACTCGTGACTCAGGTTCTAGTGGAACAGGGAAAGAAGGTATGGAGACAGAACCAGAGATTGGACGAGTTGTATGCGTGGAACTTGGagataaaaagaaaaaggataACTGGTTCCCTGGGTTAGTGGTTGCACCAACTGCTCAAGACACAGTAAGAATTCGAGTGAGAGATGACTATCTTGTGCGGTCATTTAAAGATGCACGATA TTATACAGTTCCAAAGAAAGAGGCCACTGAATTCACAAAAGAACTTGTCAACAAAGTTGAGAATAGCACATTGAAGGTTGCAGTAGAAAAGGCACTGCTATTTTTAGAGAAGAATGAGTTGCCTCCTCATTGGGATAGGGATTCTCTTTTTGGACATTCTGTGTCAAGTGGAAATAGTGACTCTGATGGAGAACTTGATTCGGAT aGCTCAGATGACGAACCCCGTGAAGAAAAAGATCATTTTGTGGCACAACTGTATAAATTTATGGATGATCGTGGAACACCTATTAATAATTGCCCAATGATCGGATCTGAAGATATAGATTTGTATAGGTTATTTCGAGCTGTTTACAAATTGGGTGGTTATAATCGCGTAACGAATCAAAATCAATGGAAACTGATAACACGCCGTCTAAGCTTTACAATGCAAAATTCTCCATCCACGCACAATTTGGTTAAACAGGCCTACAAAAAATTCCTGCATTCGTTTGAagatttttacagaaaattaggTTGTACCATGGTCAATCATCCAAGAGGTACTATACGGAAACAACGTCCCGGTAGAAGTCTGATTAGAGATAAAGACAGAAATACACCCGTGCCACCACAAGTGACTGTGTCTAAGAACGAAAAAGAAGAGGACGAAAAGAAAGTGATAGAGGATgagaaaaaggagaaaaaaGAAGTAAAAAAAGAACTAGTGAAAGAGGAAGAGGTCAAAATAAAGAAGAAGGACGAGTTTGAGGAAAGCGGCAGTGGGCAGGAAAGCGATGTCAATGTGGAAGGTGAAGCAGAATCATCTAGTAGTGAAAAGTCTCAAAAAATTTCAACAACGTTAACATTACAAAATAGAGGTAAATCTAAAATTAAAGAAGAGTCAAAGAAAAAGGTGATAGAGAAGAAGAAAAACGAGCCTAAAAAGCAAGAGAAAAAAGATGATAAAGCGAAAGAAGAGGATGCCGCTAAAACGCGATCTAAATCCAAAGATGATACTGTCAAAAAAACGTCATCTGAAACTAGAGAAACACGAACTCCATCTAGAGAATcagaaaaaaaaacattgaccaaaCAGAGGCGTTTAACCGACGAAGAATTGAAAAGACGAGGGAGAAAGCGTAAAGAGTATGAGGCCGAGAAGTCGCGTTCTGACGAACAATTAACAGAGTCTGCTCCTTGTTACAAAGGACCGGTAGAATTAGGAGACCGGTTAAAAGTATATTATGGACCTACTCATGAATCAAAAGTCACGTATGAAGCCAAGGTTATTGATATGGAGAGAGATGGTACTGAACCAATGTATCTTGTTCATTATACTGGATGGAACACAAGATATGACGAATGGATCAAAGCGTCAAGAATAGCGCAAAACTTTACGCAAGCTCAGGGTAGAGTTAAACGTGTTAAAGCTAATTCACGACCACAAACACCCAGCACGAATTTATCTAATAATGTAAACAAGTCGTCGAAAATTGTGTCTAACACAAGTTCAAACGTGTCTCAAAGTCGTCGTCGAGCACAAAGTGTAGCCCCAACAACGACAATTTTCTCTTCGACCGCAGTGAAGGAGGTAAAGAAGGAGGacaaggaaaaagataaagaaacGTCTCAGCCAGTTAGGTCTACAACTCCACTATCTGTCACAAGTTCTAGTTCCAGAACTAAGAGTCCAGCGACCCCAGCGAATAATCGTCATACACGAATAACGAGAAACAATGATGTACCTGGTATAGAACACAGACGACGCACGAGAAGGACGTCTGGACATACAGACATATCAGTTGCGTCGGAAACTGAGgacagcgaaacatatgactctGACATCACCGaaccagaacaaacaagaaccaAATCCAAAGGTGCAGAAGACAGGAAGCGTAGAGACGCGAAATGTAGAGCCGAGGATAGAATAAAACCTGACGAAACTAGTGATGGCGAGGAAGATAAAGATAATTTGGAAGAACCACGCAGAGGTAGACGTTTGAGGAGAACGATTGGTAAATCGCAGGGTATAAAATCGGAACCTGATAGTGATGAGGAACAGCCTAAAGGTcgagatttcgatttaaatcaaATACGATCGGAACTGAAAGGTTTTGACAAGGCAGTGAAATTAGAACTTGTTAGAGTCGAGCCTGATCCAGAggatgaaataaaaatagaagaaaaagaaaatgtagTTCTAGTTTCACCGAAATTGGAAAAAACTTTAGAACCTAAATTAGAAACTACTCCTGAGTCTAAAGCAACAGAGAATACAGAAGACATATATGAATTCAAAGAACCAGAACCATTTGAATTTGAAGTACGTAATAAACGAGATACCAGCGGAGAAAAAgacaaagcgaagaagagagtATTCGAGGAAGAACCGAAAAGTCCCAAAAAGAAGCAGAAAATAATTGTGTCACCAattataaaagaaattaaaCCAGACATCGAGGATTCAAGGAAGAAAGCAAAAAAGTTGTTTAGTAAAAGAATTGATGATATTACAGAAAATCAGACTACTCACAAACCATTGCAATCTGCATCATCAACCACATGTGAAGAAGCATTTGATAAACTTTGCGAACCGCCAACGTTCAATCAAGTGAAAGCTGCACCTATCATAGAAGAAACAAGTAAAATAACAAATGGAATTGATTTGTTATTTAGTGATTTACCTGGTGACGATGATGGTACACATGATGATTCAGAAGATCGATTGATAATATCAGAGGCAGAGGTTTCTGAAGCGGAACAAGAAAACTTATTTACGTATCAGCAAGAAATGTTCTCTGCTAATGATATGAACGATTCGTTGGAATCGTCTAAAGAAGATACAGGTTTACAGGTTGGAGCTGTAGGGGAAGAATTGTCGTCACCAGTTTTGAACAAGCCCGAGGTACTGGTGGAACAAAAGCCCAGTATTAAAATGTCTCCATTACACAGACAATCTCCAGAATTAAAATCACTCGATACCAAATTATTAGATATCACGTCTATCTCGTCTCCGATTGTAGCAGTTCCAGCACCAATTAGTGCAAGACTACCAGCCACATCtacaatagaagagaaactttcGGCAGCAATGGCTTTccgtaataaaataaaagaaattaaaaaagaagaCGACGTTCCCGAAGTTATATGGAAACCGTCGAAAGAAATCCCTAAAAAGGTGGATATTATAATTGTACAAAATAACAAGGAAGAGCAAAATGTACCTAAGTTAGATATTGAATGTAAAAAGCGAGAAGAAGAAGATGTTgcaacaaataacgaagaaccATCTAGAGAAATAATGCGAGTAGTCATAAAACAGAAGGAAGAGGAACTTCAACAATTGAAATTGAAGAAAGAAGTGGAATTAAAGAAGTTCGTTGAAACAAAAACAGAACACAAGAAGGTACAGGAGACTAGTGAAGGGGTATGGAAACATATTGAgaatgaagaaacgaaaaaaatggAAGATGAATTCAAGGAACACGATTTTAAGGAGAAAGAGAAGGAAAAGCGTAAAAAGATAGTTACTCAAGATATTGTGGATTCTGCAGACAGTAGCGACTCTGAGCAGAGACTAATAATTGATAATGAAGAACCTCAAGATGCGAAAACACCATCGAATTTCGACGTAAAATTAAGAGCAGAGTTAGATAGACTTCAGGATACGCAAGAAAGGTATCCAAAATTACAAATTCAGAAATCGGTACAATTGaagcatcaacaacaagaatgcATCATCGAATGCAAGCCGGAAACTGTATCTATTACAAAAGCTGAAGAAGAAGGTGAAACAATTAACTCTTTACTGTGCGAGGAAGAAATACCAGGTTCGCCAGCTCCCGTGTCtgaaacaattgaacaaataaatgcTGGTCCGTCATGTTCTCCACCAAAAGTTGAAGCATCTGAAAGCAATATAGTACTCATGGAAATGCCTTTTGCAAGTGCTCCTACTTCAGGCCAAAGTACAACTAGCAGTACTGTTGTCACTTTAAGTATGGCATTACCAAAAACAGTGGAAGCAACTGTTCCAGTTTCTTTACCAATGCAATCAAATCCTACTCTAGGTGTGAGGCAGCAACCACATCATCAACATTTGCCTGCATTGATGCCTGCTCAAAGACGAGAAAGCAATGAAGCAGCACCTGTAATGGACAATACACCACCAACTACACCAGACTCTAGTATTTCCAACATCTCTGGTTCCCCAAGGGAAGAAAGAACAGGTGGTTCATCACCAATCTCTGAAGataacttgaaactaaatcgtgatAGTTCGGAAGCAGACAATGATAGTGGTGGTAAAGGTCCTGCATTCAGTGAAGATGATACATTACCAAATACTGAAGGCAATACTGCAGATAGAATATTGAAGCCGCCGGCAAAACGTTCTGTGGAGGAAACTCAATCTCCCAAAAAGCGTAAGAGAAGTAGAAAACATTCAGAATGTGATAAGAATACTTCCAAGAAAAGTGGAAGGCATAGTGGTAGACATGGTAGACACGGTGCTGGAAGCGACAGCGACGATACGAGTGAGGGCTCCAATCTATGTGGAGCTAATTCAACATCTACAAATCATACGAATATGGCCGCCACAGTGGCTGATCTTAGTAATTATTCCTCGAGATCACCGCGACCTACAAAATATAATTTCTATGTGGAATTAG ATCCTGAATTGGACGGAAGTCAAAGAATAGCTGTATTACAACAAAAATTAGCTGAATTGCGTAAAACGTATAATGCTGTGAAGGTCGAACTGGCTGCTATAGAAAGACGCAGAAAAAAATTGCGGAGAAGAGAACGGGAAG CCATAAAGGCAGCTAAAGCAGAAATGCAACAAGCCTGTTCGTGA
- the LOC117226656 gene encoding uncharacterized protein LOC117226656 codes for MGSTDKAVITGFICRLCSKMNRFVIHIYGEEGERMKLAEKINAYLPITVNMNDLLPKTACLHCIERLEAHHELMEQFMFAKQRLTTENKSPSVASSSAQTVDTAPTSSPPPCVDI; via the exons ATGGGTAGCACCGATAAAGCCGTGATCACGGGATTTATATGCAGACTTTGTAGTAAGATGAACCGTTTCGTGATCCACATATACGGTGAAGAGGGTGAAAGAATGAAGCTTGCTGAAAAAATAAATGCTTATCTTCCAATTACG GTAAACATGAATGACCTATTACCAAAAACAGCATGTCTACATTGTATTGAACGGCTAGAAGCTCATCATGAATTAATGGAACAATTTATGTTCGCTAAACAAAGGTTAACTACTGAGAATAAGTCACCATCAGTAGCATCATCATCTGCACAAACTGTTGATACTGCACCAACATCTAGCCCACCCCCGTGTGTTGACATATAG